Proteins encoded in a region of the Saccharothrix ecbatanensis genome:
- a CDS encoding Prokaryotic metallothionein — MATCDVCGNDYWMTFEVRTTGGGVYTFDSFECAIQRLAPRCEHCDCRILGHGVEVNGRFFCCAHCARTADSLGAEIKDTVGAHPG, encoded by the coding sequence ATGGCGACTTGCGACGTATGCGGTAACGACTACTGGATGACCTTCGAGGTCCGCACGACCGGCGGTGGCGTGTACACGTTCGACAGTTTCGAGTGCGCGATCCAACGTCTCGCACCGCGCTGCGAGCACTGCGACTGCCGCATTCTCGGCCACGGCGTCGAGGTGAACGGCCGGTTCTTCTGCTGCGCCCACTGCGCGCGCACCGCGGACAGCCTCGGCGCGGAGATCAAGGACACCGTCGGCGCCCACCCGGGCTGA
- a CDS encoding MmcQ/YjbR family DNA-binding protein yields MDSLERLRELCMGLPEATERPSHGEPAWFVRDKKLFVMFADHHHDDRLAFWCAAPPGVQEALVGSEPERYFRPPYVGHRGWLGVYLDVDVDWDAVTEVVRDAYRQVAPKRLVAQLD; encoded by the coding sequence ATGGATTCGCTGGAGCGGTTGCGGGAGCTGTGCATGGGGTTGCCGGAGGCGACCGAACGGCCCAGTCACGGCGAGCCGGCGTGGTTCGTGCGCGACAAGAAGCTGTTCGTCATGTTCGCCGATCACCACCACGACGACCGCCTCGCGTTCTGGTGCGCGGCCCCGCCGGGTGTGCAGGAGGCGTTGGTCGGCAGCGAACCCGAGCGGTACTTCCGACCGCCGTACGTCGGGCACCGCGGCTGGCTCGGCGTCTACCTCGACGTTGACGTCGACTGGGACGCCGTCACCGAGGTCGTCCGGGACGCCTATCGCCAGGTCGCACCGAAACGACTTGTCGCCCAGTTGGACTAG
- a CDS encoding J domain-containing protein produces MRGVDYYELLGVGRYASEAEIKSAYRSLAKVMHPDAGGSSGTFRMLQEAYDTLRDPSRRQDYDRGWTVTRPGARPTSPTRPPRSGRTGRLRNFGEDPDFVPPKPVVDLGAIAWWHLVDVAQRVRYAPAAGPGHAPALAAVLGWFFLLLPVFLIDFTPLVLGVWLLLVAAAATAAFRLVRRYLSAIRADRAFTAEHDTDIVHGTTDDRPCERITADLLSRYLTRLPGVRIFHGLAWPGSVFADVDHAVLCGRKLVLIESKAWLPGHYEADDDGSVWRNGHPFRGGGMRMPRSLAMYRKLLPWLDIRTALLVYPSRAGEVTTEEPADTVVPPMTPAQFVEEIGDWLAEDPATVDREALRLLLRQVVPIVRP; encoded by the coding sequence GTGCGCGGGGTCGACTATTACGAGCTCCTCGGGGTCGGTCGCTACGCGTCCGAGGCGGAGATCAAATCCGCCTACCGCTCCCTGGCCAAGGTCATGCACCCCGACGCGGGCGGGTCCTCCGGCACGTTCCGGATGCTGCAAGAGGCATATGACACCCTCCGTGATCCGTCCCGAAGACAGGACTACGACCGGGGCTGGACGGTCACCCGACCGGGCGCGCGGCCGACGTCCCCCACCCGGCCGCCGCGCTCCGGCCGAACGGGCCGGCTGCGCAATTTCGGTGAGGATCCCGACTTCGTACCTCCGAAGCCGGTGGTGGATCTCGGTGCGATCGCGTGGTGGCACCTGGTCGACGTGGCCCAGCGGGTCCGCTATGCGCCCGCCGCCGGTCCCGGCCACGCGCCCGCGTTAGCCGCGGTGCTCGGGTGGTTCTTCCTGCTGCTGCCGGTGTTCTTGATCGACTTCACGCCGCTCGTGCTGGGTGTCTGGCTTCTCCTGGTCGCCGCGGCGGCGACTGCGGCGTTCCGGTTGGTGCGGCGGTACCTGTCGGCGATCCGGGCGGACCGGGCGTTCACGGCGGAGCACGACACCGACATCGTGCACGGGACCACCGACGACCGCCCGTGTGAACGGATCACCGCCGACCTGCTCAGCCGGTACCTGACCCGGTTGCCCGGCGTGCGGATCTTCCACGGGCTCGCCTGGCCGGGCTCGGTGTTCGCCGACGTCGACCACGCGGTGCTGTGCGGGCGGAAGCTGGTGCTGATCGAGTCGAAGGCCTGGCTGCCGGGGCACTACGAGGCCGACGACGACGGCTCGGTGTGGCGCAACGGGCATCCGTTCCGGGGCGGTGGCATGAGGATGCCGCGCAGCCTGGCGATGTACCGGAAGTTGTTGCCGTGGCTGGACATCCGGACCGCGCTGCTGGTGTACCCGAGCCGGGCCGGCGAGGTGACGACCGAGGAGCCGGCGGACACCGTGGTGCCGCCGATGACGCCGGCGCAGTTCGTCGAGGAGATCGGCGACTGGCTGGCGGAGGACCCGGCCACGGTGGACCGCGAGGCGTTGCGCCTGCTGCTCCGCCAGGTCGTGCCGATCGTGCGCCCGTAG
- a CDS encoding LLM class flavin-dependent oxidoreductase yields MKVDVFNEVQDPRPWQEGHENARITEALEQARLADSLGYGCWWQVEHHGADEFSLSSAPELMLAAISQQTSRIRLGHSAVLAPAKFNHPIRVAERAAMLDHLSGGRLEFGLTRSTAPEWRLFGIDPADARRQTQQAFEMIPRMWTSERFSHSSEDFEIHDVPIVPKPLQKPHPPLWQAAATPASFEEAGRRGVGVLGTTIWESIERVRRMVGLYRAAADACTSPVGSYVNNQVAFFTFVHCAETDEQAARNGAVAAAAWYTVKALTFFEAADAFVETVRHQQSLMDDPSGGGLTGEFLRAEAAAFSGPNRAQVVIGRVLQGEDVDPEEIFEALNEQDSLIVGSPDTCRKKLRTYADLGIDRLMAFHQVGSLKHEDVMQSLRLIGDLIPEFDT; encoded by the coding sequence ATGAAGGTCGACGTCTTCAACGAGGTCCAGGACCCGCGCCCGTGGCAGGAAGGGCACGAGAACGCGCGCATCACGGAGGCGTTGGAGCAGGCGCGGCTGGCGGATTCGCTCGGGTACGGCTGCTGGTGGCAGGTCGAGCACCACGGCGCGGACGAGTTCAGCCTGTCGTCGGCGCCGGAGTTGATGCTGGCGGCGATCTCGCAGCAGACGTCCCGGATCCGCCTCGGCCATTCCGCGGTCCTGGCGCCGGCCAAGTTCAACCACCCGATCCGGGTAGCCGAACGTGCCGCCATGCTGGACCACCTGAGCGGCGGCAGGCTGGAGTTCGGCCTGACCCGGTCGACCGCGCCGGAGTGGCGGCTGTTCGGCATCGACCCGGCGGACGCGCGCCGGCAGACCCAGCAGGCGTTCGAGATGATCCCGCGGATGTGGACGTCGGAGCGGTTCTCGCACTCCAGCGAGGATTTCGAGATCCACGACGTGCCGATCGTGCCCAAGCCGCTCCAGAAGCCCCATCCGCCGCTCTGGCAGGCCGCCGCGACGCCGGCGTCGTTCGAGGAGGCGGGGCGGCGCGGTGTCGGGGTGCTGGGGACGACGATCTGGGAGTCCATCGAGCGGGTGCGCCGGATGGTCGGCCTCTACCGTGCGGCGGCCGACGCGTGCACGTCGCCGGTCGGTTCGTACGTCAACAACCAGGTCGCTTTCTTCACGTTCGTGCACTGCGCGGAGACCGACGAGCAGGCGGCCCGCAACGGCGCCGTGGCGGCAGCGGCTTGGTACACGGTCAAGGCGCTGACCTTCTTCGAGGCCGCGGACGCCTTCGTGGAGACCGTGCGGCACCAGCAGTCGCTGATGGACGACCCGTCCGGCGGTGGTCTGACCGGCGAGTTCCTCCGGGCGGAAGCCGCGGCGTTCAGCGGACCGAACCGTGCCCAGGTGGTCATCGGGCGGGTCCTGCAAGGCGAGGACGTGGACCCGGAGGAGATCTTCGAGGCGCTGAACGAGCAGGACTCGCTGATCGTCGGCAGCCCGGACACGTGCCGGAAGAAGCTGCGCACCTACGCGGACCTCGGCATCGACCGCCTGATGGCGTTCCACCAGGTGGGCAGCCTGAAGCACGAGGACGTCATGCAAAGCCTCCGCCTGATCGGCGACCTGATCCCCGAGTTCGACACGTAA
- a CDS encoding HhH-GPD-type base excision DNA repair protein: MPKKLRLTGDPEADKLLSEDHFALLTGLLLDQQFPMEHAFAGPRKIADRMGGFSITKIAETDVDEFVELCVQPPAIHRYGGSMGRRVHALALHILENYKGKTANIWKAGKPDAKEVFRRVKALPGFGDQKARIFLALLGKQLGVTPEGWREVAGAYGEEGSRRSIADVTSPEALAEVRAFKKAAKAAAAGS; encoded by the coding sequence ATGCCGAAGAAGCTGCGCCTGACGGGTGACCCGGAGGCCGACAAGCTGCTCAGTGAAGACCACTTCGCGCTGCTCACCGGGCTCCTGCTGGACCAGCAGTTCCCGATGGAACACGCCTTCGCCGGCCCCCGGAAGATCGCGGACCGGATGGGTGGGTTCAGCATCACCAAGATCGCCGAGACCGACGTGGACGAGTTCGTGGAGCTGTGCGTGCAGCCGCCCGCGATCCACCGGTACGGCGGCTCGATGGGGCGCCGGGTCCACGCGTTGGCGCTGCACATCCTGGAGAACTACAAGGGCAAGACGGCGAACATCTGGAAAGCCGGCAAACCGGACGCCAAGGAAGTGTTCCGCCGGGTGAAGGCGCTGCCCGGGTTCGGCGACCAGAAGGCCCGCATCTTCCTCGCGTTGCTGGGCAAGCAGCTCGGCGTCACCCCGGAGGGCTGGCGCGAAGTGGCCGGGGCGTACGGCGAGGAAGGCTCACGGCGCTCCATCGCCGACGTCACCAGCCCCGAGGCGCTGGCCGAGGTCCGCGCGTTCAAGAAGGCCGCGAAAGCAGCCGCAGCGGGGAGCTAG
- a CDS encoding serine/threonine-protein kinase → MQLPGLSDLTPLGQGGFATVYRARQVQLNRDVAVKIDNRVLQTERDRRRFLREAHAAARLSGHPHVVSVHDANFTPQGTPYLVMELCTGGSLADVVRRDGPLSADRVRQLGVQLADALAAAHAEGVLHRDIKPGNILLDRYGTVKLADFGLAALLDAEGSSTVTRDALSPSYAPPEAFAMAQPTPAADVYALAATLYDLLAGKPPRPVPWPVESFDHLGDVLRSPVAPVVGVPQELHDVLVRALEPDVARRTPGAARLRDELSRVAMAPVPAGSAVGGGAERRFEPQLGSGYVRPPTKKPWALVIAAAVLATVVAGGTWWWATKNGDTAAPGAQVGTTAGSSTSTKLPPPDLKECATGYCVGEPTCYRGIVSIGGQAATARRVANCSEEHFWEAFAGGWLSGPIPEVDNDDLIKAPEVADVCTAEAMKANTRPTVDTSDWQFTAVGFADGEATYFHCLARPSEGGETTTSAFGGS, encoded by the coding sequence GTGCAGTTGCCGGGACTCTCCGATCTCACGCCGTTGGGCCAGGGCGGGTTCGCCACGGTCTACCGCGCCCGCCAGGTCCAGCTGAACCGCGACGTCGCGGTGAAGATCGACAACCGGGTCTTGCAGACCGAACGCGATCGGCGGCGGTTCCTGCGTGAGGCCCATGCCGCCGCACGACTGTCCGGGCACCCGCACGTCGTGTCCGTGCACGACGCCAACTTCACCCCGCAGGGCACGCCCTACCTGGTCATGGAGCTGTGCACCGGTGGGTCGCTGGCCGACGTGGTCCGGCGGGACGGACCGCTTTCGGCGGACCGGGTGCGGCAGCTTGGCGTGCAGTTGGCGGACGCGCTGGCCGCCGCGCACGCGGAAGGTGTGCTGCACCGGGACATCAAGCCCGGCAACATCCTGCTGGACCGGTACGGCACGGTGAAGCTCGCCGACTTCGGGTTGGCGGCGCTGCTGGACGCCGAGGGTTCCAGCACTGTCACGCGTGATGCGTTGAGTCCCAGTTACGCGCCGCCTGAGGCGTTCGCGATGGCCCAGCCGACGCCGGCCGCTGACGTCTACGCGTTGGCGGCGACGTTGTACGACCTGCTTGCGGGTAAGCCTCCTCGGCCGGTGCCTTGGCCGGTCGAGTCGTTCGATCACCTGGGTGACGTGCTGCGGTCGCCCGTGGCGCCGGTGGTCGGGGTGCCGCAGGAGTTGCACGACGTGTTGGTGCGGGCGCTTGAGCCGGATGTCGCGCGGCGTACGCCTGGTGCGGCGCGGTTGCGGGATGAGTTGAGTCGGGTTGCGATGGCGCCGGTTCCGGCGGGTTCGGCTGTTGGTGGGGGTGCGGAGCGGCGTTTCGAGCCGCAGCTCGGGTCGGGTTACGTTCGGCCGCCGACCAAGAAGCCTTGGGCGTTGGTCATCGCTGCTGCGGTGCTCGCGACGGTCGTGGCCGGCGGAACGTGGTGGTGGGCGACGAAGAACGGTGACACCGCCGCGCCGGGTGCGCAGGTCGGTACGACGGCAGGTTCATCCACGAGCACCAAGCTGCCGCCGCCAGATCTCAAGGAGTGCGCGACGGGCTACTGCGTCGGCGAGCCGACCTGCTACCGCGGCATCGTGTCGATCGGTGGTCAGGCCGCGACGGCACGTCGGGTCGCCAACTGCTCCGAAGAGCACTTCTGGGAGGCGTTCGCGGGCGGCTGGTTGTCGGGGCCGATCCCTGAAGTCGACAACGACGACCTGATCAAGGCACCCGAAGTCGCGGACGTCTGCACGGCCGAGGCGATGAAGGCGAACACCCGGCCGACCGTGGACACGTCGGACTGGCAGTTCACCGCGGTCGGGTTCGCGGATGGCGAGGCGACCTACTTTCACTGCCTGGCCAGGCCCTCCGAAGGCGGCGAGACGACCACCAGCGCGTTCGGTGGGTCCTGA
- a CDS encoding MFS transporter, whose product MSARTYLLTAGAFAIGTSAYIVSGVLPAVSQELHISHATAGQLLTAFAIAYAVSAPPLAALTGRWERRTLLVTALGVSAFGNLLAAVAPNYPLLLAARVISALGAAVYTPAATLVATVLTPPERRGRAVALVFGGLTFSLVLGVPAGNLLGGPLGYQGVFALIAAVSAVAALAVWRWLPRVEAPPVVRLRERFAPAADRRVLMVLGLTVIACLAVFSVFNYIAPLLTETAGVEGVMISVLLLAYGLGGVFGNWAGGRLTDRFDPRKLLVVLVSCFTVVLATLPLTLTTPVSAAIALFVWGALTWSTNPPTQSWLIALAPTNGGLLLSLNASAIYLGVGLSGVVGGLVISWVGLLSLAPIAGLLAVVALVMLFFAMRPSKHETPLTGPQDPLTDAQDPLTERQDPPNALVVVSPPSEGLARQ is encoded by the coding sequence TTGTCCGCCCGCACCTACCTGCTCACGGCCGGCGCGTTCGCCATCGGAACGAGTGCCTACATCGTCTCCGGCGTCCTACCGGCCGTAAGCCAGGAACTGCACATCTCCCACGCCACCGCCGGCCAACTGCTGACCGCGTTCGCCATCGCCTACGCGGTCTCCGCACCGCCGCTGGCCGCGCTCACTGGCCGCTGGGAACGCCGCACCCTCCTGGTCACCGCCCTGGGCGTCTCGGCCTTCGGCAACCTGCTGGCCGCCGTCGCGCCGAACTACCCCCTCCTCCTGGCCGCACGCGTCATCAGCGCACTGGGTGCGGCCGTCTACACACCCGCCGCAACGCTCGTGGCCACCGTTCTCACCCCACCGGAACGTCGTGGCCGAGCCGTGGCCCTGGTCTTCGGCGGACTCACGTTCTCCCTCGTCCTCGGCGTCCCGGCAGGCAACCTCCTGGGCGGACCCCTCGGCTACCAGGGCGTGTTCGCGTTGATCGCCGCCGTCTCCGCAGTCGCGGCACTGGCGGTGTGGCGCTGGCTGCCCCGCGTCGAGGCGCCGCCGGTGGTCCGCCTCCGCGAACGCTTCGCCCCTGCCGCCGACCGGCGCGTGCTGATGGTCCTCGGCCTGACCGTGATCGCGTGCCTCGCTGTGTTCAGCGTCTTCAACTACATCGCGCCACTGCTCACCGAAACCGCCGGCGTCGAGGGCGTGATGATCAGCGTGCTGCTCCTCGCGTACGGCCTGGGTGGTGTGTTCGGCAACTGGGCCGGTGGCCGGCTCACCGACCGGTTCGACCCGCGCAAGCTGCTCGTCGTGCTGGTCAGCTGCTTCACCGTCGTGCTGGCCACGTTGCCGCTGACGTTGACCACCCCGGTGTCGGCCGCCATCGCGCTGTTCGTGTGGGGCGCTCTCACGTGGTCGACGAACCCGCCGACGCAGAGCTGGCTGATCGCGTTGGCACCGACCAACGGCGGCCTGCTCCTGTCGCTCAACGCGTCCGCGATCTATCTCGGTGTCGGCCTGTCCGGCGTGGTCGGCGGGCTGGTGATCAGCTGGGTCGGGCTGCTGTCGTTGGCGCCGATCGCTGGGCTGCTCGCCGTGGTGGCGTTGGTGATGCTGTTCTTCGCGATGCGGCCTTCGAAACACGAGACCCCTCTTACCGGACCCCAGGACCCTCTGACCGACGCGCAGGACCCTCTGACCGAACGTCAGGACCCACCGAACGCGCTGGTGGTCGTCTCGCCGCCTTCGGAGGGCCTGGCCAGGCAGTGA
- a CDS encoding ArsR/SmtB family transcription factor, producing the protein MRVMTTMLAHPERGEIRIAAVLQALADPVRLEIVRALARCEDGISCGLLDLGITASTLTHHVRTLREAGVVWVRPQGTSRISTLRRDDLDALFPGLLDGVLAARR; encoded by the coding sequence ATGCGGGTCATGACGACCATGCTTGCGCACCCCGAGCGGGGAGAGATCCGGATAGCGGCGGTGCTGCAAGCGTTGGCGGATCCGGTGCGGCTGGAGATCGTGCGCGCGTTGGCCCGGTGCGAGGACGGGATCTCGTGCGGCTTGCTTGACCTGGGGATTACGGCTTCCACGTTGACGCATCACGTGCGGACGTTGCGGGAGGCGGGGGTCGTGTGGGTGCGGCCTCAGGGGACTTCGCGGATCAGTACGTTGCGGCGGGATGACCTGGATGCGTTGTTCCCTGGGTTGCTTGATGGTGTGTTGGCGGCTCGGCGGTGA
- a CDS encoding ABC transporter permease, whose protein sequence is MRAYARLALAGFRRYSTYRQAMVAGMATNVAFGLLRMAVLVAAVSQGSIAGYDVAATATYVWLGQGLMAVVVLWGDKQLADRIRSGDVVVDLYRPWHLQSALLAEDVGRAGYALLVRLAPPIAFGALFFPFRWPELATLPLFAVSVVLAVAVSFGMRFLLNATTFWLLDNRGVQALYTGFAWLLSGLAVPLAFFPSWALPFLWSTPFAAMLQAPIDVFLERGSPWPLLAGQAFWAVVVLGAGHLVLQRAVRKVVVQGG, encoded by the coding sequence GTGCGTGCCTACGCTCGTCTTGCGCTGGCCGGTTTCCGTAGATACTCCACCTATCGACAGGCGATGGTTGCCGGGATGGCGACGAACGTCGCATTCGGGCTGCTCAGGATGGCTGTGCTGGTCGCGGCCGTCTCGCAGGGCTCCATCGCGGGCTATGACGTTGCGGCTACGGCTACCTATGTGTGGCTTGGCCAGGGGTTGATGGCGGTCGTTGTGCTGTGGGGTGACAAGCAGTTGGCCGACCGCATTCGCAGCGGGGACGTTGTGGTTGACCTCTACCGGCCTTGGCACCTCCAGTCCGCGTTGTTGGCCGAGGATGTCGGGCGGGCCGGGTACGCCTTGCTTGTGCGACTTGCGCCGCCGATTGCGTTCGGAGCGTTGTTCTTCCCATTCCGGTGGCCCGAGTTGGCCACCCTGCCGTTGTTCGCGGTGAGTGTGGTGCTGGCGGTGGCCGTCAGTTTCGGCATGCGGTTCCTGCTGAACGCCACCACGTTCTGGCTCCTCGACAACCGTGGCGTGCAGGCGCTCTACACCGGGTTCGCCTGGCTGCTCAGCGGGTTGGCTGTGCCGCTTGCGTTCTTCCCTTCCTGGGCGTTGCCCTTCCTGTGGTCCACGCCGTTCGCGGCCATGTTGCAGGCGCCGATCGACGTCTTCCTCGAACGCGGTTCGCCTTGGCCGCTGTTGGCGGGGCAGGCGTTCTGGGCTGTTGTGGTCCTCGGGGCGGGCCACCTGGTGTTGCAGCGCGCGGTTCGGAAGGTGGTGGTGCAGGGTGGCTGA
- a CDS encoding ABC transporter permease gives MADSTAGVYAKLVGARLRGQMSYRASFVLQCVANALGQLTELAIILVLFNRVSALGGFSVNEVVLMYALAGTAFGIADLVASQLDELPTYIRTGTFDVLLLRPLGTLAQMMASDLQLRKLGRIVAGVVALVYALGHNEIAWSPFTAVLIVVAPLSGAVIFSAIWVLANAVCFWVVDGQELANAVTYGSNAFTSYPATVYDTWLRRFFAFVIPGAFVAYYPSLALLDRPDPLGGPAFLSWISPLVALAAAVVAGLVWRTAVRHYRGTGS, from the coding sequence GTGGCTGACTCGACTGCCGGTGTCTACGCGAAACTTGTCGGCGCACGTCTGCGCGGCCAGATGTCTTACCGTGCCTCGTTCGTCCTCCAGTGCGTTGCCAACGCTCTCGGGCAGCTGACCGAGTTGGCCATCATTCTTGTGCTGTTCAACAGGGTCAGCGCGCTCGGGGGCTTCTCGGTCAACGAGGTCGTGTTGATGTACGCGCTGGCGGGCACGGCGTTCGGGATCGCCGACCTGGTTGCGAGCCAACTGGACGAGCTGCCTACCTACATTCGCACTGGGACGTTCGACGTTCTTCTGCTGCGACCTTTGGGCACGCTTGCTCAGATGATGGCTTCCGACCTCCAGTTGCGGAAGCTTGGTCGGATCGTGGCCGGTGTCGTTGCGCTTGTGTACGCGTTGGGCCACAACGAGATCGCTTGGTCGCCGTTCACCGCGGTGTTGATCGTGGTGGCGCCTCTCAGTGGTGCGGTGATCTTCTCGGCCATCTGGGTCCTGGCCAATGCGGTCTGCTTCTGGGTGGTCGACGGCCAGGAGCTCGCCAATGCGGTCACGTATGGCAGCAATGCGTTCACCTCGTACCCCGCCACCGTGTACGACACGTGGTTGCGTCGGTTCTTCGCGTTCGTCATCCCCGGCGCGTTCGTCGCCTACTACCCCAGCCTCGCGCTTCTGGACCGCCCGGATCCGTTGGGTGGACCCGCTTTTCTGAGTTGGATCTCGCCGTTGGTCGCCCTTGCCGCGGCCGTTGTCGCGGGCCTTGTCTGGCGCACCGCCGTTCGGCACTACCGAGGGACTGGATCATGA
- a CDS encoding ABC transporter ATP-binding protein has protein sequence MIEVRDLCREFTVTTKVGRFRREKRVVRAVDSVSFDVAAGEAVGYVGPNGAGKSTTIKMLTGILVPTSGHVRVSGVDPSRARRDLARRIGVVFGQRSQLWWDLPLRDSFDLLRAIYRVPKGDHAGRLRECVDLLELGPFLDTPVRQLSLGQRMRGEVTAALLHGPELLVLDEPTIGLDLESKERLREFLADLNTQRGTTLLLTTHDLDDIERLCPRLVVIDRGTVLADGPLDGLRAEVAPDRVLVVDLEKPATGLDELPGVTSVRTELNGLRHHLTFRRADTTAAALISAVAARAEVHDLVVVEPEIDDVVRRLYARR, from the coding sequence ATGATCGAGGTGCGCGATCTGTGTCGCGAGTTCACGGTGACGACGAAGGTCGGCCGTTTCAGGCGTGAGAAGCGCGTCGTGCGGGCGGTGGACTCGGTGAGTTTCGATGTCGCCGCAGGGGAAGCCGTCGGGTATGTCGGGCCCAATGGGGCCGGCAAGTCGACCACCATCAAGATGCTCACCGGCATCCTCGTGCCGACGTCCGGCCACGTTCGGGTGTCCGGCGTGGACCCGTCGCGGGCTCGGCGGGATCTGGCGCGGCGCATCGGGGTGGTCTTCGGCCAGCGCAGCCAGCTGTGGTGGGACCTGCCGCTCCGGGACAGCTTCGACCTGCTCCGCGCGATCTACCGGGTGCCGAAGGGTGATCACGCCGGTCGGCTCCGGGAGTGCGTCGACCTGCTGGAGCTCGGGCCGTTCCTGGACACGCCGGTCCGCCAACTGTCCCTCGGTCAACGGATGCGCGGCGAGGTCACGGCGGCCCTGTTGCACGGGCCCGAGTTGTTGGTCTTGGACGAACCGACCATCGGCCTCGACCTGGAATCCAAGGAACGCCTGCGGGAATTCCTGGCCGACCTCAACACCCAGCGCGGCACGACGCTCTTGCTCACCACGCACGACCTGGACGACATCGAGCGGCTGTGTCCGCGGCTGGTGGTGATCGACCGGGGCACGGTGCTGGCCGACGGCCCGTTGGACGGACTGCGCGCCGAGGTCGCGCCGGACCGCGTGCTGGTGGTGGACCTGGAGAAACCAGCCACCGGGCTGGACGAACTGCCCGGCGTCACCTCGGTGCGGACCGAGCTGAACGGATTGCGACACCACCTCACGTTCCGCCGCGCGGACACCACTGCGGCGGCGCTTATCTCGGCTGTGGCGGCACGGGCGGAAGTGCACGATCTCGTGGTTGTGGAGCCGGAGATCGACGATGTGGTGCGTCGGCTGTACGCGCGTCGGTAG
- a CDS encoding bacteriophage spanin2 family protein — protein sequence MRAGRPLATIMLALGLIGAASGCEAVQQASDTANQVGQAADKATVCIEALKLANFTPTATDPQKALEETQKKAEELNALAAKAGDATLKDAITGVSDKMSAVTLEDVNPANAAAWAQEKLDTVSKLSNACS from the coding sequence ATGCGCGCAGGTCGTCCGCTCGCCACCATCATGCTGGCGCTGGGCCTCATCGGGGCCGCGTCCGGCTGCGAGGCCGTCCAGCAGGCGTCGGACACCGCGAACCAGGTCGGCCAAGCGGCGGACAAGGCGACCGTGTGCATCGAGGCGCTCAAGCTCGCGAACTTCACCCCCACCGCCACCGACCCGCAGAAGGCGCTGGAGGAGACCCAGAAGAAGGCCGAGGAGCTGAACGCCCTCGCCGCGAAGGCCGGCGACGCCACGCTCAAGGACGCCATCACCGGCGTTTCCGACAAGATGAGCGCCGTGACGCTGGAGGACGTGAACCCGGCCAACGCCGCCGCCTGGGCGCAGGAGAAGCTGGACACCGTCTCCAAGCTGTCCAACGCCTGCTCCTGA
- a CDS encoding DUF1918 domain-containing protein: MHATVGDRLHVHSRAVGLDEKIGEIVEVRGSEGAPPYLVRFSDGHEGLVYPGPDTLVEPRASESPRIKDSTSAR; encoded by the coding sequence ATGCACGCGACAGTAGGTGACCGGTTGCACGTCCACAGCCGCGCGGTGGGTCTCGACGAGAAGATCGGCGAGATCGTGGAAGTCCGCGGCTCGGAAGGTGCGCCCCCGTACCTGGTCCGGTTCTCGGACGGCCACGAAGGGCTGGTCTACCCAGGCCCCGACACGCTGGTCGAGCCCCGGGCCTCTGAATCACCCAGGATCAAGGACTCGACCTCGGCGCGGTAG
- a CDS encoding TetR/AcrR family transcriptional regulator: MRRVVNVRRERFREETKVEVKRIALEQLAEQGIAGISVNAIAKRMGVTGPALYRYFKGRDDLLNDLVTDAWHDLADTVEAAVAASEDADPSDRVRAFGEGFRSWAIAQPHRYLLLFGTPVPGYQAPEDTIMAAHRTMSAFLSVLPREGEPRQEATSGLDAQLVAWAGSRGEGYVPPAVLLTGLRGFTRLHGVLSLEVSGQFGPMGVDPALLYRAEVESLILGDSEARGSTSVSGPG; encoded by the coding sequence GTGCGCAGAGTGGTCAACGTGCGGCGCGAACGGTTCCGCGAGGAGACGAAGGTCGAGGTCAAGCGCATCGCGCTGGAGCAGTTGGCGGAGCAGGGGATCGCCGGGATCTCGGTCAACGCCATCGCCAAGCGCATGGGCGTGACGGGTCCCGCTCTCTACCGGTACTTCAAGGGGCGCGACGACCTGCTGAACGACCTGGTCACGGACGCGTGGCACGACCTGGCGGACACCGTGGAGGCGGCGGTCGCGGCATCGGAGGACGCGGACCCGTCCGATCGGGTGCGCGCGTTCGGGGAAGGCTTCCGGTCGTGGGCCATCGCCCAGCCGCACCGGTACCTGCTGCTGTTCGGCACGCCGGTGCCCGGCTACCAGGCGCCGGAAGACACGATCATGGCCGCACACCGCACGATGAGCGCGTTCCTGAGTGTGCTGCCGAGAGAAGGGGAACCGCGCCAGGAAGCCACGAGTGGACTGGATGCCCAGCTCGTGGCATGGGCCGGCTCACGCGGCGAGGGGTACGTGCCCCCCGCCGTGCTGCTCACCGGCCTGCGCGGGTTCACCAGGCTGCACGGCGTGCTCAGCCTGGAGGTTTCCGGGCAGTTCGGACCGATGGGAGTCGACCCGGCGCTGCTCTACCGCGCCGAGGTCGAGTCCTTGATCCTGGGTGATTCAGAGGCCCGGGGCTCGACCAGCGTGTCGGGGCCTGGGTAG